One part of the Dermacentor andersoni chromosome 2, qqDerAnde1_hic_scaffold, whole genome shotgun sequence genome encodes these proteins:
- the LOC126541365 gene encoding salivary anticoagulant protein P23-like: protein MLKFCILVLAAVSYAAAAGVSDANTFVDTIFREKMPFLVKGSPRLFPYATIGDFRFKVYKTQITNRDLKVNMTRGEIRGLDTALQRLGDCQAPFLRDGQTVVFCNLAMQGLNITFTSLAKGDTLVAIWKTIWVNVAVKDTMAQFEASAPIGRDGTLRTFLIEDIRLDVTYDSDLSLNSARRQKFKEEIAARVKDELRHIFYNDYKDLLRRAVESVTFPRV from the exons ATGCTGAAGTTCTGTATTTTGGTGCTGGCAGCTGTCAGTTACG CCGCGGCGGCGGGCGTCAGCGATGCGAACACCTTTGTGGACACCATTTTCCGGGAAAAGATGCCATTCCTCGTGAAGGGATCGCCACGGCTTTTCCCCTACGCGACCATCGGGGACTTCAGATTCAAG GTGTACAAGACCCAGATCACCAACCGTGACCTGAAGGTGAACATGACGCGTGGCGAGATCCGTGGCCTGGACACCGCTCTGCAGCGGCTGGGAGACTGTCAGGCGCCCTTCCTCCGTGACGGACAGACCGTCGTCTTCTGCAACCTTGCTATGCAGGGACTCAACATTACCTTCACTTCGCTG GCAAAGGGAGACACTCTGGTTGCCATTTGGAAGACCATCTGGGTGAACGTAGCCGTTAAGGACACCATGGCTCAGTTCGAAGCAAGCGCTCCTATCGGTCGGGACGGCACTCTCCGCACGTTCCTCATCGAGGACATCCGGCTGGACGTGACGTACGACAGTGACCTGAGCCTTAACTCGGCCCGCAGGCAGAAGTTCAAGGAGGAAATCGCGGCCAGAGTCAAGGACGAGCTGAGACACATTTTCTACAACGACTACAAGGACCTGCTGCGCCGTGCTGTGGAGTCGGTCACGTTCCCCAGGGTCTAA
- the LOC126541363 gene encoding salivary anticoagulant protein P23-like: MQKFYLIFAAVLAYASAATIMDSNVFMDTVLQQKMPSLVRGNTRLYPFATIPDFKFKIKSTGLFNRDLKVNATEGAIRHLDTAPHRKGSCQPPVLVAGKTTVICELDLSGINTTFTAKTKGDNLAGTIKSIWVHVNATKVLTDFEAAALPGKDASVQTFRIKELELKTKYDKSLGLGDERKKEFKQELEKKVQTALYEVIYNEYKRVLERAVADTYFPRA; encoded by the exons ATGCAGAAGTTTTACCTGATTTTTGCTGCCGTTCTGGCCTACG CTTCGGCGGCGACTATTATGGACTCAAACGTGTTCATGGACACGGTTCTTCAGCAGAAGATGCCTTCCCTGGTTAGGGGAAACACCAGGCTATACCCATTCGCAACCATTCCCGATTTTAAGTTCAAG ATAAAGTCCACGGGCCTGTTCAACCGTGACCTGAAGGTCAACGCGACCGAAGGCGCCATACGACACCTGGACACTGCGCCACACCGCAAGGGCAGCTGCCAGCCCCCGGTGCTGGTCGCAGGCAAGACCACCGTCATCTGCGAACTCGACCTGAGCGGAATCAACACCACCTTCACGGCCAAG ACCAAGGGTgacaacctcgcgggcacgatcAAGAGCATCTGGGTGCACGTGAATGCCACCAAGGTGCTGACTGACTTCGAGGCGGCCGCGCTGCCTGGCAAGGACGCCAGCGTGCAGACGTTTCGCATCAAGGAGCTCGAGCTGAAGACCAAGTACGACAAATCACTTGGCCTCGGCGACGAACGCAAGAAGGAGTTCAAGCAGGAGCTCGAGAAGAAGGTGCAGACCGCCCTGTACGAGGTCATCTACAACGAGTACAAGCGGGTGCTCGAGAGGGCCGTTGCCGACACCTACTTTCCGCGAGCGTAG
- the LOC126541362 gene encoding salivary anticoagulant protein P23-like has translation MQQYCLVILAVIACASASTVQDANAYIDLVLEQHMPRLVMGNHDLFPGARIPDFHFKILKTGITNRDLKANITDGWIHGFDTGVHRLGNCEQPILLSGNTTVNCVLNMTGIGATLTATTKGDSLVGTIKTIWVNVTLKKETVLRVAVTAQHPKSASLMTFFMERLKLKTKYDDHLSLNDDREEQFEELIEEKVRDILISAIYNPYKAMFETAVQMATPAFPRA, from the exons ATGCAGCAGTACTGCCTCGTCATCCTTGCTGTGATCGCCTGTG CGTCAGCCAGCACGGTGCAAGACGCCAATGCCTATATTGATTTAGTTCTTGAGCAACATATGCCACGCTTAGTCATGGGAAACCACGACCTCTTTCCCGGGGCTCGGATTCCAGACTTCCACTTCAAG ATACTGAAGACAGGGATCACCAACCGGGATCTGAAGGCTAACATAACCGATGGCTGGATCCATGGATTCGACACTGGCGTCCACCGTTTGGGCAACTGCGAGCAGCCTATTCTGCTCAGCGGAAACACTACCGTCAACTGCGTACTCAACATGACGGGCATCGGGGCAACTTTGACTGCGACG ACCAAGGGAGACAGTTTGGTGGGCACCATAAAGACCATCTGGGTCAATGTGACGCTTAAGAAGGAGACCGTGCTGAGGGTGGCCGTCACCGCGCAGCACCCAAAGTCGGCGTCCCTGATGACTTTCTTCATGGAGCGCCTCAAACTGAAGACCAAGTATGACGACCATCTGAGTCTCAACGACGATCGCGAAGAGCAATTCGAAGAGCTGATCGAGGAGAAGGTCAGAGACATACTCATCTCTGCCATCTACAACCCATACAAGGCCATGTTCGAAACAGCCGTCCAAATGGCCACGCCAGCATTCCCACGCGCGTGA